In a single window of the Coprothermobacter proteolyticus DSM 5265 genome:
- the infA gene encoding translation initiation factor IF-1: MSSEKKDVIEVEGIVLEKLPNATFKVQLPGGKVITAYTSGKMRMNFIRILPGDKVKVEISTYDPDRGRIVYRL, from the coding sequence ATGTCGTCTGAAAAGAAAGATGTCATAGAAGTTGAAGGGATCGTTTTAGAGAAGCTGCCCAATGCAACTTTTAAGGTGCAGCTTCCTGGCGGTAAAGTCATTACGGCTTACACTTCTGGTAAAATGCGAATGAATTTTATACGCATTTTACCGGGTGACAAGGTTAAGGTGGAGATTTCTACTTACGATCCTGATCGTGGAAGAATAGTCTACAGACTTTAG
- a CDS encoding adenylate kinase family protein translates to MVKYVVFLGKPGSGKGTQAQYFSRYYGWIQLSTGELFRKHLKEKTVLGSKVEEFVEKGDLVPDDVTFSLVKDFLDKAGADSRIIFDGFPRNENQAKMLDDWSENTGAQLLAAVEFSLPDEEALRRLLNRYYCPTCGYVGNQPGKCPNDGSILVKRSDDSEDVIRKRLSDYDSYASELRSHYRRRGKYVAVDATKTPPEISKFLERVMLKNGL, encoded by the coding sequence ATGGTCAAGTACGTTGTTTTTCTTGGAAAACCTGGGTCTGGTAAAGGTACTCAGGCCCAGTATTTTTCAAGATATTATGGGTGGATTCAACTTTCCACCGGCGAATTGTTCAGAAAACACTTGAAGGAGAAGACAGTTCTTGGCTCCAAAGTGGAAGAATTTGTTGAAAAAGGCGATCTAGTACCTGATGATGTAACGTTTAGTCTGGTAAAAGACTTCTTAGACAAAGCAGGAGCTGATTCAAGAATCATATTTGACGGTTTTCCTAGAAATGAGAATCAGGCAAAAATGTTGGATGATTGGTCTGAAAATACAGGGGCTCAATTACTGGCTGCTGTAGAGTTTTCCTTGCCGGATGAAGAGGCACTGAGAAGGTTATTAAATCGCTATTACTGCCCCACCTGTGGATATGTGGGCAATCAACCAGGCAAGTGTCCTAATGATGGTAGCATTTTGGTAAAACGCTCCGATGATAGCGAGGATGTAATAAGGAAGCGTCTTTCCGACTACGACTCCTACGCATCGGAACTCAGGTCGCACTACCGCAGGAGAGGTAAATATGTAGCCGTTGATGCTACAAAGACACCTCCTGAAATAAGCAAGTTTCTGGAAAGAGTGATGCTCAAGAATGGTCTATGA
- the rpsD gene encoding 30S ribosomal protein S4 — translation MKYTGPSCRICRRSGVKLFLKGEKCLSPKCPMERRAFPPGQHGPTRRGKRDTEYGLRLKEKQKLRHSYMITETQLRRYFSTAMSQKGVATGTALLQLLERRLDAVVQRMGFASSIKMARNWVRHGHVMVNGKRVDIPSYLVKPGDRITLDKDLKDNPDVQKSIAMNEGRPNLEWLNVDVENLEGTYLRVPSREEIPVAVNEQLIVEYYSR, via the coding sequence ATGAAATATACTGGACCAAGTTGTAGGATATGCCGTAGATCCGGCGTTAAGCTTTTCCTGAAGGGCGAAAAGTGCTTAAGTCCAAAATGCCCCATGGAAAGAAGGGCTTTCCCACCTGGACAGCATGGACCTACCCGCAGAGGTAAGAGAGATACCGAGTATGGTTTGCGTCTAAAGGAGAAGCAAAAACTGAGACATTCATACATGATTACGGAAACGCAACTGCGCAGGTACTTCTCGACAGCTATGTCTCAGAAAGGCGTAGCAACTGGCACAGCTCTATTGCAACTTCTGGAACGTCGTTTAGATGCAGTAGTTCAGCGCATGGGATTTGCCAGCAGCATTAAAATGGCACGAAATTGGGTTAGGCATGGTCACGTCATGGTGAATGGTAAGAGGGTGGACATCCCATCTTACCTAGTAAAACCTGGTGACAGAATAACCTTGGACAAAGATCTGAAGGATAACCCTGATGTACAGAAGAGTATAGCAATGAACGAAGGTCGTCCAAACTTGGAATGGCTGAATGTGGACGTAGAGAATCTTGAAGGGACATACTTGAGGGTGCCTAGCCGCGAGGAAATACCAGTTGCCGTTAATGAACAACTCATCGTTGAATACTATTCGAGATAA
- the rplQ gene encoding 50S ribosomal protein L17: MKHRVDGRKLGRKTEARIALLRTLSKQLVIHGEVETTLPKAKELKRFADKLVTHAKSKELHDIRLVEKHLGDRELVKKLTDEIAPRFAEVNGGYTTVLKTGFRKGDGAPTAIVRWSK; encoded by the coding sequence ATGAAACACAGAGTTGATGGCCGCAAATTAGGACGAAAAACTGAAGCCAGAATAGCCTTATTGCGAACTCTTTCAAAACAGCTTGTAATACATGGAGAGGTTGAGACGACACTTCCAAAAGCCAAAGAGCTAAAAAGATTCGCAGATAAACTGGTAACTCATGCGAAAAGTAAAGAACTGCATGACATACGTTTAGTGGAGAAACACTTGGGCGACCGTGAGCTAGTTAAGAAGCTTACTGACGAAATTGCTCCACGTTTTGCAGAAGTTAATGGTGGTTACACCACAGTTCTCAAGACAGGTTTTAGAAAAGGTGACGGTGCTCCTACAGCCATAGTGCGCTGGAGCAAATGA
- the map gene encoding type I methionyl aminopeptidase: MVYDKSALKHMREAGLRLTEVIYKLREEVVAGITGEELDAIAEKLILSLNSIPSFKGYGGFPASVCISVDDVVIHGIPSKRPLLPGQLVSIDLGLIYDGWNSDAAFTVILPPVQEGKKKLSDVTLKALRSGVSKIKPGIRLGDISAQIQKVAQEAGVGIVRDFTGHGIGRHLHEDPPIPNFGRPHTGPVLKPYMFLAVEPMFTEGSGCVVIESDGWTVRTCDHTNAAHFEFTVAVTDDGAEVLTPHV, from the coding sequence ATGGTCTATGACAAGAGTGCTTTGAAGCACATGCGTGAAGCTGGTCTGCGACTTACGGAGGTTATCTACAAACTCAGAGAAGAAGTAGTCGCTGGTATCACAGGAGAGGAGCTAGACGCCATAGCCGAGAAGTTGATTTTGTCTTTGAATTCCATACCTTCATTTAAAGGCTATGGTGGTTTCCCGGCATCCGTGTGTATATCAGTGGACGATGTCGTTATTCATGGCATACCTTCCAAGAGACCGCTGCTGCCTGGACAATTAGTTAGTATTGACTTGGGTCTGATCTATGATGGGTGGAACAGCGATGCAGCTTTCACAGTCATTCTGCCGCCTGTGCAAGAGGGTAAGAAAAAGCTCTCAGATGTTACGCTGAAGGCTCTGCGAAGTGGCGTGTCTAAAATAAAGCCCGGGATTCGTCTCGGGGATATCTCGGCACAAATACAGAAAGTGGCTCAAGAAGCTGGAGTAGGCATTGTAAGGGATTTTACTGGCCATGGTATTGGCCGACATTTGCACGAGGATCCTCCCATACCGAATTTTGGGCGTCCCCATACTGGTCCTGTACTAAAGCCTTATATGTTCCTGGCTGTAGAACCCATGTTCACAGAAGGTAGTGGTTGTGTGGTCATCGAATCCGATGGTTGGACAGTAAGAACTTGTGATCACACTAATGCGGCTCACTTTGAGTTTACTGTGGCAGTCACTGATGATGGCGCGGAGGTTTTGACGCCGCATGTGTAG
- a CDS encoding ATP-binding cassette domain-containing protein — translation MAIKQREPAQSDYVIELEDVSLSYDYGTPWQVDAVKPLSLRIAKGEWIALVGHTGSGKSSLAQLMAGLTAPTKGTVKHFGKPWNYPKDLSIDVRRRIGFLFQFPEHQFFAETVYDEVAFAAKNFELDSIEERVKKSLDIAGLSFDEFKDRSPFTLSGGEKRKVALASVIVCDPEVLILDEPSAGLDGASKKAFWDWLRSYSNSQRTVIFITHSLEEAVAAERVLVLSNGALLFADVPREVFSHVNTLRRVGLEPPISAELSYELRKRVSFPMALTVDELIRALDGDF, via the coding sequence GTGGCCATTAAACAAAGAGAACCTGCTCAAAGCGATTACGTCATTGAACTTGAAGATGTTTCGTTAAGTTACGATTACGGTACGCCTTGGCAGGTGGACGCCGTCAAGCCACTTTCTTTAAGGATTGCTAAGGGCGAGTGGATTGCCTTAGTTGGGCACACTGGATCTGGCAAAAGTTCGTTGGCTCAACTTATGGCAGGGCTCACCGCCCCTACCAAGGGGACGGTGAAGCATTTTGGAAAACCTTGGAACTACCCAAAGGATTTATCCATCGATGTGAGGCGACGCATTGGTTTTTTATTTCAATTTCCTGAGCACCAGTTCTTTGCAGAGACCGTATATGACGAGGTGGCTTTTGCTGCAAAGAATTTTGAACTAGACAGTATTGAGGAAAGAGTTAAAAAGTCATTGGACATAGCAGGTTTGAGTTTTGACGAGTTCAAAGACCGCTCCCCATTTACCCTTTCAGGTGGCGAAAAGAGAAAAGTAGCCTTGGCTTCAGTCATTGTTTGCGACCCAGAAGTACTCATCCTTGATGAACCTTCTGCTGGTCTGGATGGGGCATCCAAGAAAGCCTTTTGGGATTGGTTGCGGAGTTACAGCAATAGCCAAAGAACGGTTATCTTTATTACCCATTCGTTGGAAGAAGCTGTGGCTGCTGAAAGGGTATTGGTGCTCTCCAACGGAGCATTGCTTTTTGCTGATGTTCCGCGTGAGGTGTTCTCGCATGTAAACACGTTAAGACGTGTTGGCTTAGAACCTCCCATATCGGCTGAGCTCTCATATGAGCTTCGCAAGAGAGTTAGTTTCCCAATGGCTTTAACTGTTGATGAACTTATTAGGGCTTTGGATGGTGATTTTTGA
- the truA gene encoding tRNA pseudouridine(38-40) synthase TruA, translating into MVKYAGLLQFKGTNYAGFQRQKNGTAIQNVLESTLSQINNRATVVRYSGRTDAGVHAWGMPFVFWGREDLSADKWMFILNRMLPKDMRVISVVRTSPEFDPQLSAVAKQYLYCATQERLGPLWDDFFAYLPNLSIETSAVISAARKLVGEHDFKGFSKKGSSVKSTRRKLYEVSVMFTHSRMYFSFVGNGFLYGMVRLMVGTLLQIGWGKQDVNFIDEVLSGNAVANYSAPAQGLHLVKVWLEPDPFLESVKANERDFS; encoded by the coding sequence ATGGTAAAGTACGCTGGTTTACTTCAGTTTAAGGGGACAAACTACGCTGGTTTTCAAAGACAGAAGAATGGAACAGCAATTCAAAATGTGTTGGAATCAACGTTGAGTCAAATTAATAATAGAGCAACCGTAGTACGCTACTCAGGCAGAACAGACGCAGGAGTCCACGCTTGGGGAATGCCTTTCGTCTTTTGGGGAAGGGAAGATCTTTCAGCAGATAAATGGATGTTCATATTGAACCGCATGCTACCTAAGGATATGCGTGTTATTTCCGTAGTTAGAACGTCACCTGAGTTCGACCCACAGCTAAGCGCTGTGGCAAAGCAGTATTTGTACTGCGCCACACAGGAAAGATTAGGTCCCTTGTGGGACGATTTTTTTGCCTACTTACCAAATTTATCAATTGAAACCTCTGCCGTAATAAGCGCCGCAAGGAAACTCGTGGGAGAGCACGACTTTAAAGGGTTTTCAAAAAAAGGGTCCTCTGTTAAGAGTACGCGACGCAAGTTGTATGAGGTGAGCGTCATGTTTACCCATTCGCGTATGTACTTTTCTTTTGTGGGAAATGGCTTTTTGTATGGCATGGTCAGGCTCATGGTAGGAACTTTATTGCAGATTGGGTGGGGTAAACAAGATGTAAACTTCATTGATGAGGTGTTAAGTGGCAATGCGGTGGCTAACTACTCTGCACCCGCCCAGGGTTTGCATCTGGTCAAGGTGTGGCTAGAGCCAGATCCCTTCTTAGAAAGTGTCAAAGCTAACGAACGAGATTTTAGTTAG
- the rpmJ gene encoding 50S ribosomal protein L36 — protein sequence MKVRPSVKKICDKCQIVRRKGRVYVICENPKHKQRQG from the coding sequence GTGAAAGTTCGTCCGTCAGTAAAAAAGATTTGTGACAAATGCCAAATTGTGCGAAGGAAAGGCCGTGTGTATGTCATTTGCGAGAATCCGAAGCACAAGCAGAGACAAGGTTAG
- the rpsK gene encoding 30S ribosomal protein S11: MAQKKRKERRYVPYGVAHIHSTFNNTIITITDPNGAVLAWASGGFFFKGTRKGTPYAAQLASESVAKKVQQTYGMKEIDVFVKGPGPGRETAIRALQAVGLDVKSIKDVTPIPHNGCRPPKARRV; encoded by the coding sequence GTGGCTCAGAAAAAAAGGAAAGAACGCAGATATGTACCCTATGGGGTTGCGCACATTCATTCAACCTTTAACAATACCATCATAACTATTACTGATCCCAACGGTGCCGTACTTGCTTGGGCCTCTGGAGGGTTTTTCTTCAAGGGAACAAGGAAAGGCACGCCTTATGCTGCTCAATTGGCATCGGAGAGTGTTGCAAAGAAAGTTCAACAGACTTACGGGATGAAGGAAATAGATGTTTTCGTAAAGGGACCTGGCCCAGGGCGAGAGACAGCCATAAGAGCCTTGCAGGCAGTTGGTTTGGATGTTAAATCCATAAAGGATGTAACTCCCATACCGCATAACGGGTGCAGGCCTCCTAAGGCCCGCAGGGTATAG
- a CDS encoding DNA-directed RNA polymerase subunit alpha, with protein MEKVFEVADLGRSVDRESGELQRAAKLSVLNLPEGEGITLGNALRRVLLGQIGGTGVLGFRLEGLDHEFMVPEGVVEDGLTIGLNLKKVLFKYYGDGVKVLYIKAKGPAEIKAADIVPDADVEVFNLDQTILTVSTDREIYMEIYLTNGVGYRTVEDNKKLYQFPFRTIYLDTSFSPVRRAEYHVTPAIVDEPGTFESLELIVYTNLAVDPVEVIRQAANFLSEEFRKVAEAKEAAAGEVVVEEQAISDEKLDASVEMLNLSRAVLTHLEKANINTIRDLVDVLEHNESIPGIGAVRLEEIRNKLAAYLEGGTEDETQS; from the coding sequence ATGGAAAAGGTTTTTGAGGTTGCAGATTTAGGCAGAAGTGTTGACAGGGAGAGTGGCGAACTTCAACGCGCGGCAAAACTGTCGGTACTGAATCTGCCTGAGGGTGAGGGAATCACCTTAGGTAATGCTTTAAGACGTGTTCTGCTGGGTCAAATTGGCGGCACGGGAGTTTTGGGATTCAGGCTTGAAGGCCTTGATCACGAATTCATGGTTCCTGAAGGCGTAGTAGAAGATGGCTTGACGATTGGCCTTAACCTGAAGAAAGTCCTGTTTAAGTACTATGGTGATGGAGTAAAAGTCCTTTACATTAAGGCGAAAGGTCCTGCTGAAATTAAGGCTGCTGACATTGTACCTGATGCCGATGTTGAGGTTTTCAACCTTGACCAGACCATACTTACAGTTTCTACTGATCGCGAAATCTATATGGAGATTTACTTAACTAATGGTGTCGGCTACCGCACAGTGGAGGACAACAAAAAGCTCTACCAATTTCCCTTTAGAACTATTTACCTGGACACTTCTTTTTCTCCTGTGAGGCGTGCCGAATACCATGTGACGCCGGCTATTGTGGACGAGCCAGGTACCTTTGAGAGCTTAGAACTTATTGTGTACACTAATTTGGCCGTTGATCCAGTGGAAGTGATAAGACAAGCAGCGAATTTTCTAAGTGAGGAGTTCAGGAAGGTAGCTGAAGCCAAAGAAGCGGCGGCTGGCGAAGTAGTAGTAGAAGAGCAAGCAATTTCCGATGAGAAACTTGATGCAAGTGTAGAAATGTTGAATCTATCAAGGGCTGTGTTGACTCATTTAGAGAAAGCGAACATCAATACAATAAGGGATTTGGTGGATGTGCTGGAGCACAACGAGTCAATTCCTGGTATTGGTGCCGTAAGGCTGGAGGAAATCAGGAACAAATTGGCTGCATATTTGGAAGGAGGTACTGAAGATGAAACACAGAGTTGA
- the rpsM gene encoding 30S ribosomal protein S13 translates to MARIVGVELPDNKRIVFALPRIYGIGKSTAEDICEALGIDPMQKLGELTPEQINTLQDYITAHYKVEGDLRREVAMNIKRLMDIKCYRGIRHQRGLPVRGQRTRHNARTRKGPRKTVGAKKGKR, encoded by the coding sequence GTGGCACGTATTGTTGGAGTTGAGTTGCCAGATAACAAGAGGATTGTATTCGCACTACCAAGGATCTATGGAATCGGTAAGTCTACAGCAGAGGACATCTGTGAAGCTTTGGGTATTGATCCTATGCAGAAACTTGGTGAATTAACACCTGAGCAGATTAACACTCTTCAGGACTATATCACTGCTCACTATAAAGTGGAAGGCGATCTAAGACGTGAAGTTGCCATGAACATTAAAAGGCTCATGGACATAAAGTGTTACCGTGGGATTAGGCATCAAAGAGGGCTTCCCGTAAGAGGCCAACGCACAAGGCACAATGCCAGAACCAGAAAAGGTCCACGTAAAACTGTGGGTGCGAAAAAAGGAAAGAGATAG
- a CDS encoding ATP-binding cassette domain-containing protein, with translation MIEVQEVSYGLEGRSILQSVSMNIYPGQFTVLMGGNGAGKTTLARVIKGLLLPTSGKVLIDGMEISTAGRDYQIKVGIVFQNPENQIVASVVEEDVAFGPENLGLSPREIKERVESSLKTVGLWDLRHRPVHALSGGQKQRLAIAGILALRPSYILFDEATALLDPVGRREVLETALSLANSVGVLWITHDLREALQADALYALCQGRVVFQGSVQEFLRDPEAMELANATIPEEVVLAEMLSKRGAHVEWPLNKENLLKAITSLNLKMFR, from the coding sequence ATGATAGAAGTTCAGGAAGTCTCTTACGGACTGGAGGGTAGATCAATTCTCCAGTCCGTTTCCATGAATATTTACCCCGGTCAGTTTACCGTTCTAATGGGCGGCAACGGTGCCGGCAAAACCACGTTAGCCAGAGTCATTAAAGGATTGCTTTTGCCCACTTCTGGGAAAGTGCTTATTGATGGTATGGAGATTAGCACCGCTGGCAGAGATTATCAAATCAAGGTAGGTATTGTTTTCCAGAATCCCGAGAACCAGATTGTGGCATCCGTAGTTGAAGAAGATGTAGCTTTTGGGCCGGAAAACTTGGGTCTGAGCCCCAGAGAAATAAAAGAAAGAGTAGAAAGCAGTTTAAAAACAGTGGGACTCTGGGATTTAAGACACAGGCCTGTTCACGCTTTAAGTGGAGGTCAAAAACAGCGTTTAGCTATTGCAGGCATATTGGCTTTGAGGCCTTCCTACATACTGTTTGACGAGGCTACGGCTCTTTTGGATCCAGTTGGGAGAAGGGAAGTGTTGGAGACAGCACTTAGCTTAGCAAACTCTGTAGGTGTACTGTGGATAACACACGATTTACGTGAAGCTTTGCAAGCGGACGCGCTCTACGCACTCTGTCAAGGCAGAGTCGTTTTTCAAGGATCTGTTCAGGAGTTTCTACGTGACCCTGAGGCCATGGAATTGGCTAATGCAACCATACCTGAAGAAGTGGTTTTGGCTGAAATGCTTTCTAAGAGAGGAGCACATGTGGAGTGGCCATTAAACAAAGAGAACCTGCTCAAAGCGATTACGTCATTGAACTTGAAGATGTTTCGTTAA
- a CDS encoding KOW domain-containing RNA-binding protein, with the protein MCRSNTDSITRNISVGDVVKSVSGRTKGRFFVVVAENDRYVFLSDGENWPIGKSKKKNRKHVEGVGLKVERISDEEIRRFLRDLSRGGND; encoded by the coding sequence ATGTGTAGGAGTAACACTGATAGCATTACACGTAACATTTCTGTGGGTGATGTGGTAAAATCTGTCAGCGGACGCACCAAAGGGCGGTTTTTTGTGGTAGTTGCTGAGAATGATAGGTACGTTTTTTTGAGCGACGGCGAAAATTGGCCTATTGGGAAGTCCAAAAAAAAGAATAGAAAACACGTGGAAGGTGTAGGGTTAAAAGTGGAACGTATTTCTGATGAAGAAATAAGGCGTTTTTTGCGTGATTTATCACGCGGAGGGAATGATTAA
- a CDS encoding energy-coupling factor transporter transmembrane component T family protein, translated as MAFKDVVVIGQYIPTNSVLHRAMAETKIVMTLFFIIGAFISQSFAVLAVLFGALALLIILSNVPLRFYARSAKTVFILALFTFVFNALLTGQEVLFRLGPIAFKTEGVIVGIFFGLRLFFLIFVSTVLTATTSPVDLADGLNTLLRPLEVIKVPVEEFSLIMTIALRFIPVLADEADRILKAQKARGLNLSGNVLRRIEKLVPIVIPLFVSAFMKAEDLAVAMEVRGYLPGVKRTKYKVTKLGGVDVVVFVFTAAVFVASYLLRSKWVLVW; from the coding sequence ATGGCTTTTAAAGACGTTGTAGTGATTGGTCAGTATATTCCCACCAATAGTGTGCTTCATAGAGCGATGGCTGAAACGAAGATTGTAATGACACTTTTCTTCATCATTGGAGCTTTTATTTCTCAGTCTTTTGCAGTTTTAGCTGTGCTGTTCGGTGCTCTGGCTTTGCTCATAATACTTTCCAATGTACCTCTGCGGTTCTATGCGAGAAGTGCAAAGACCGTTTTCATTCTTGCTTTGTTCACTTTTGTATTCAATGCGCTTCTGACAGGGCAGGAGGTTCTCTTCCGATTAGGACCTATTGCTTTCAAGACCGAAGGTGTCATAGTTGGGATATTCTTTGGTTTAAGATTGTTCTTTCTCATATTTGTATCCACAGTTCTTACTGCAACCACGTCTCCTGTGGATCTTGCTGATGGTTTGAACACTTTGCTAAGGCCTTTGGAAGTCATAAAAGTACCCGTGGAGGAATTCTCTTTAATCATGACTATTGCTTTGCGGTTTATTCCTGTTTTGGCTGACGAAGCTGACCGCATACTTAAGGCTCAAAAAGCTAGGGGTCTTAACTTGAGTGGCAATGTATTGAGAAGAATTGAAAAATTGGTTCCCATTGTTATTCCGTTATTTGTGAGTGCATTCATGAAAGCAGAGGATTTGGCAGTAGCTATGGAAGTAAGGGGGTATCTGCCTGGTGTTAAGAGGACAAAATACAAGGTTACCAAACTTGGAGGTGTGGACGTAGTTGTATTTGTTTTTACTGCGGCAGTGTTTGTGGCAAGTTACCTACTTAGGAGCAAATGGGTTCTTGTATGGTAA